The stretch of DNA GTTCTTATTAGtatactattttatttgttttgttcctGTTTTCTCCAGAAAGGTAAAAGAGGCTTGGGAAGATAAGAGGGATATGCTAGTTAAGAGTGGAGCATTTGCAATTGAACAGCTTTCTGAGGCATTGTCTAGTAGTTCAGATTCTGGCAAATTGCCTGATGGTGTTTCTGACGAGGCATTACAGCTATGCTCTGAACAGGTAAGGCTTTGTGCATCCGCTTTGGTTTactatttcaatttcaaattcaaatttgttaGGAAGACACCCTCTTACTTCTTAATACAAAAGGGATATTATATAACGGAAAATAAAAAAGGGTTTCTGTAAATTGGGTCTTGCTATCCTGTGTTctctttcatatatatatatgaggaaCAGGGGGAAATGGGGAATTGTCAAAATGACAACAACATTGTTTTCTcatttataaaagtatttttaatttaaggCTGATAAAAACCAGTGTTGTAACTTGTAACATAGATCAAGTAatatttcttcttttaaatcTGAGAAACTTTCATATATCTGCATTTGTTGGAGTTCTTCTTGTTGATTTATGTTGAGGGTTTCAAATCTGGAGTATAATTCTATATTACTATTTTCTATAAGCTCTCTGAGAGCTATGATTCAGAATTCGGTGGTTTTGGATCTGCACCAAAATTTCCGAGACCTGTTGAGATCAACTTGATGCTTTACCACTCTAAAAAGTTGGAGAATACTGGAAAGCTGGATGGAGCTAACGAAAGTCAGAAAATGGTCTTCTTTACCTTGCAATGCATGGCAAAAGGAGGCATTCACGATCATGTTGGAGGGGGGTTTCACAGATATAGCGTGGATGAGTGCTGGCACGGTAAATTTTCCTTGGACAACCGTCATTTGGATCTGAATGTCTATGAGCTATAGTTATAGGATGCATATGCAAATGCTTGAGCATTTTTACTTTGCCTTATTAGTTAGAATGTGTTGTACTATTCAGTTCTCTTTATTCTGAGTTTAAAGATGATTAAGTGGTTGAGCTCTTGTGCCCTTGCAGTTCCACATTTTGAGAAGATGCTTTATGATCAAGGGCAGCTTGCTAATGCTTATTTAGATGCTTTTTCTATCACAAAAAATACCTTCTATTCATGTATATCACGGGATATCCTGGACTATTTGAGGAGAGATATGATTGGTCCAGAAGGTGAAATTTTTTCAGCAGAGGATGCCGACAGTGCGGAGACTGAAGCGGCCACAAGAAAAAAGGAAGGAGCCTTTTACATATGGACCAGGGAAGAGGTCTGTCATTCAAGCTTTATCTGTCTTTCCNNNNNNNNNNNNNNNNNNNNNNNNNNNNNNNNNNNNNNNNNNNNNNNNNNNNNNNNNNNNNNNNNNNNNNNNNNNNNNNNNNNNNNNNNNNNNNNNNNNNNNNNNNNNNNNNNNNNNNNNNNNNNNNNNNNNNNNNNNNNNNNNNNNNNNNCCCTAATATATTTCTATGGATAATTACATTATAGGTCCCTGAAAaacattcaatttttattcGGCTCCCcaaaagaaattgattcaaattggtcattacaaaaaaattatctttcaaTTGGGTCTAAAATCCTAGAGTACTTGGAGATGACATAAAAAGCTATGACATGGTCTTCAAGTTGCTGGCATAGTCCAATGCTCCGCTGATGTAGCAATCAATTTGTTGTTCTCATAAAGgaattaataactatttttcaaaagcataaTATGTTGTCTATCTTGTTTCTTAATTATTGACCGTTAGTAGGATCAAAACAGGTAAGCCGTCCATTGTGGGTCTATGGCTCACCTACATTTGTCTCAAGCCAAACTAGGTTTTTTTATAGAATACACTAAAccatgattttttttgaaaatatatttagctAAAAAGCACCATTACTTTTTACTTTTGTTTGGACAATCTATCTACAGTGTTTTCAGAATTGATCAAAAAATAACTGCCATAACTTGTGAGTTATGATGCCTCTTAAAATTTTGACTATATTTCATATGTTCTCAAGCCATTTTTCTGGTCAACGGGATATTTATAACACAACTTCggattataatattttatatttgtttggtCGCAGTAGGCATCATTAATAAGGGCAGAAGGGTGAGCCTCACAAGGCTTTCTTAAATAAGTCTGGATTGTTCTAAAATTTCATGGCTCGAGTCTGGTATATTACCTATCATAACTCATAAGTTTATTTTTAGGCCATGCCTGACCTTTTTAGAAGTCTTAGGCCTTGTCTGACCTTTTAAGAAGTCTATAACCTGCTTAAGGTCTGACACCCGATCTATTTAAAGCTCTAATAGCCAGCATGGACAAGATAAATAAGGATCAAGGCATATTGATAGACTAGGTTAAGTTGAATCTTCTAGAATTGTGATTgtcttgtttattttatataagtttCTTTTAATATCGAACTTAATCTTTTTAAAAGTGACAATATCAAAGCcttttaaatgtatattttttagtcATGCCATAAATTTATCACTAAATAAATTGAAGTCTTTTATGTGGGCAAATTCATTTAattgtctttttttattaaaagtattgtttaaTTCTTTAACGTTGCTTTTTTTTCCGTCCCGCCCATAAGCCGAAGGGTAAATAATTAAGTATTTTAATACATTATAAAAAgtcttatattaataataacaaaaatatcataacattatgtatatttatttaaataggctGGCCTAGTAAGTTTGAGAGGCTTTTTAGATGGCCTATAGTTTGACCTTTTTAGCTAAATAGACTTTTCACAAAAAAGTCTTGGCCTTGTTTGCTTAGAAAAAAGTCTGGTCCGGCCTCGGCCTAATATAGGCTAGGCTGTAGACCCTATTCGACGGCCTAGAATGTTTCCATCTCTTTAATGGAGAGCATTTTTCCTAAATAAAAATTACTGTTTAAGCTTCAATTCCATTTTCCTGAACATATCTCTATCTTTGCCTACATTGTCTTAATTTTTCATAAGATTGTGTAATTAACGATTGATTGGTTTCTAAGTTTTTAAGTGGCTCTTAACCTGATTTGTTCTGTTTAGGTTGAAGAAATACTTGGAGAGCATGCTGCTCTTTTCGAGGAGCACTATTACATAAAGCAGATGGGGAACTGTGACTTATCTAGAATGAGTGATCCTCACAATGAGTTCAAGGGAAATAATGTCCTGATTGAGAGAAATGATGCTTCAGAAATGGCATCAAAATATGGCATGTCGGTTGAAAcatatcaagaaattctaggAGAATGCAGGCATAAGTTGTTTGAAGTAAGGTCAAAGCGCCCAAAGCCACATTTGGATGATAAGGTATTCCCCTTAAGCCATCCATTTATTTAGGATCAACCTATAATGGTTTAGGTTTGAACTTTTTAATCTGGCTCCTTTAATATGAGTAATTCGTTTTAGAATGTAAAGTGAGTAATATAATGTTGATGAACAAATCATagattaatattatattcacATGCATAACAAATTATGGGTACCTTGAAGTGCCAACCTTTGATTCTATCACTTTACACTATTCACTTTAGAGGAGCCAAatcctaaattttttttatttatgattgcAACTCTCAAGACAAGATATCATGTGCTTCTAGGTTATTGTATCTTGGAATGGACTGGCAATCTCGTCTTTTGCTAGGGCTTCTAAGATTCTAAAGGGTGAAGCTGAAGGGATTAAATTCAACTTTCCTGTTGTTGGCACTGAAGTAAGTTTTTCCTAAGATTAATGTTGTGGTGTAGTTAGAGAGAGCCTTGGATATTTTATTTCAGCTTAATGACTACCTATATTAAAAAAGATGGGAGGCGATCCTCTTAATATGTTGCTTCTGGAAGATGTCTGTAAACTACTGTCGCCATAGGCAtacaattttatattgttaatcaCAATTCTTACTTTGGACAATGACTAGTTTCTGTCTTTCTTAATGGGAATTTCTAGTTTAAAGTATGAAGTAATTGTGGGAGACCCTGTTTATCGAGGGAGCACATAGCAAAATTGACTCCTTTCTGTTCAGTAATTGATATTGTATTTAACTTTCTCCTCCTTTTGATTGTGCAAATTCCAGCCGAAGGAGTACATGAGAATAGCTGAAAAAGCAGCATCCTTTATTAGGAAGCAACTTTACAATGCAGAGAATCACAGACTACAACATAGTTTCAGAAATTCTCCATCAAAAGCTCCTGGTTTCTTGGATGATTATGCCTTTATGATTTCTGGATTGCTGGATCTCTATGAATTTGGGGGTGGAATCAACTGGCTTTTATGGGCCATTGAATTGCAGGAAACCCAGGTAAAGATTAATGTCTGGACTTGATGgaaatttcattgtttttcttGCGAGGCCTCCAATTGCTAATGAAATGAGTTGCATGCAGGATGCTTTGTTTCTTGATAGGGATGGAGGGGGATATTTCAATAATACAGGAGAAGATTCTTCGGTTCTTCTCCGTGTGAAGGAAGACCATGATGGAGCAGAACCCTCAGGGAACTCAGTTTCTGCAATAAATCTTATAAGATTAGCTTCCATGGTCTCTGGAAGTAAGGCTGAGCATTATAAGGGAATTGCAGAACATCTATTGGTATGTAAACCCCTCCTCTCTTTCCTCCTAAAGAACTGTTTCTTCTCGTTTATGAGCTGACAATGGTGGGGTGGGATTATTAGTGGGAATGAATATATTATCTATCAGGTGGCTACTAGGTCAGTTGCAACTGACTAGGATTCCCTTTATGGTATTGCAGGCAGTTTTTGAGAAAAGATTGAAAGATATGGCTATGGCAGTGCCTTTAATGTGTTGTGCAGCAGACATGCTTTGTGTACCTTCTCGGAAGCAAGTGGTGGTGGTGGGCGAAAGGACTTCCGAAGAATTTGAAACCATGCTTGCGGCAGCTCACGCATTATATGATCCCAGCAGAACAGTGAGCAAAGTTACTCTTTATAATGTCCCCATATTTGTTTGTGGTTATCATCAATAACATTTGCGCTGGTGTTGATTGTAGGTTATTCATATAGATCCCAACAACAAAGAAGAGATGGAATTTTGGGAAGTAAATAACAGCAATATTGCTCTAATGGCGAAAAATAACTATGCAGTCAGCAAGGTTGTAGCTCTTGTATGCCAAAACTTCACTTGTAGTCCCCCTGTGACTGATCATTTGACACTTGAAGCTTTGCTCTCCCAAAAACCCTCATC from Cicer arietinum cultivar CDC Frontier isolate Library 1 chromosome 3, Cicar.CDCFrontier_v2.0, whole genome shotgun sequence encodes:
- the LOC101503487 gene encoding uncharacterized protein, whose amino-acid sequence is MLHQRSIVVLNRLFYKHLSTTTTTNFRFPFSFSRFTLPNILSMATLHSNQHNNFTNRLASEQSPYLLQHAHNPVDWYPWGEEAFAEARRRDAPIFLSIGYSTCHWCHVMEVESFEDEGIAKLLNDWFVSIKVDREERPDVDKVYMTYVQALYGGGGWPLSVFLSPDLKPLMGGTYFPPDDKYGRPGFKTILRKVKEAWEDKRDMLVKSGAFAIEQLSEALSSSSDSGKLPDGVSDEALQLCSEQLSESYDSEFGGFGSAPKFPRPVEINLMLYHSKKLENTGKLDGANESQKMVFFTLQCMAKGGIHDHVGGGFHRYSVDECWHVPHFEKMLYDQGQLANAYLDAFSITKNTFYSCISRDILDYLRRDMIGPEGEIFSAEDADSAETEAATRKKEGAFYIWTREEVEEILGEHAALFEEHYYIKQMGNCDLSRMSDPHNEFKGNNVLIERNDASEMASKYGMSVETYQEILGECRHKLFEVRSKRPKPHLDDKVIVSWNGLAISSFARASKILKGEAEGIKFNFPVVGTEPKEYMRIAEKAASFIRKQLYNAENHRLQHSFRNSPSKAPGFLDDYAFMISGLLDLYEFGGGINWLLWAIELQETQDALFLDRDGGGYFNNTGEDSSVLLRVKEDHDGAEPSGNSVSAINLIRLASMVSGSKAEHYKGIAEHLLAVFEKRLKDMAMAVPLMCCAADMLCVPSRKQVVVVGERTSEEFETMLAAAHALYDPSRTVIHIDPNNKEEMEFWEVNNSNIALMAKNNYAVSKVVALVCQNFTCSPPVTDHLTLEALLSQKPSSKLK